The Phoenix dactylifera cultivar Barhee BC4 chromosome 9, palm_55x_up_171113_PBpolish2nd_filt_p, whole genome shotgun sequence genome window below encodes:
- the LOC103701878 gene encoding 18.1 kDa class I heat shock protein-like produces the protein MSIIRRSNIFDPFSLDVWDPFQGFPFDAFRSLTESRPTFASETSAFANTRIDWKETPEAHVFKADLPGLKKEEVKVEVEEGRVLQISGERSREKEEKNDKWHRVERSSGKFLRRFRLPENTKVDQVKASMENGVLTVTVPKEEVKKPEVKAIEISS, from the coding sequence ATGTCGATCATCAGGCGGAGCAACATCTTCGACCCCTTCTCCCTCGACGTCTGGGATCCTTTCCAGGGCTTCCCCTTCGACGCCTTCCGCTCGCTTACCGAGTCCCGCCCCACTTTCGCGAGCGAGACCTCCGCTTTCGCCAACACCCGCATCGACTGGAAGGAGACTCCGGAGGCCCATGTCTTCAAGGCCGACCTCCCGGGATTGAAGAAAGAGGAGGTGAaggtggaggtggaggagggcAGGGTCCTCCAGATCAGCGGCGAGCGCAGcagggagaaagaggagaaaaacgACAAGTGGCACCGTGTCGAGAGGAGCAGCGgcaaattcctccggcgcttcCGGCTGCCGGAGAACACCAAGGTGGATCAGGTGAAGGCATCCATGGAGAACGGGGTGCTAACTGTGACCGTGCCCAAAGAGGAAGTCAAGAAGCCGGAGGTGAAGGCCATTGAGATCTCCAGCTGA